From the Hordeum vulgare subsp. vulgare chromosome 1H, MorexV3_pseudomolecules_assembly, whole genome shotgun sequence genome, the window GTACTTCATTTTGGAAGAGAGGAAGTAGTACATATGTACTTCGCTCTTGGCGCAGCACGCAAGTAGCGACCGGATTCCCAAACCGCAAGTTTCAGGATCAGGTAGCAACCACTCCAACCATGGAGATCGCGCACCTCGCGTACGTGCTCCTCTTCCTCTTCGCCGTGGTCATACTTTATGTCCAGCGCCGCCGAGTTTCTCCGTCGACGAATCCAAGAATGGCCTACTGTCCTCACCCCAACCCCGTCCTGGGCAACACCGTGGAGTTCATCCGCAACCGCGGGAGGTTTTTCGACTGGTACACCGACATGTTGCGCATGTCGCCGTCCAGCACCATCGAGGCGTGGGGGGCCCTGGGCGCCAGCCACGCCGTTACCACCGCTGATCCGGCCGGCGTCGACAACCTGCtgcgcaccaacttcgccaactaCAACCGTGGCGCGCACTTCCGCGCTGCGCAGTACGAGCTCATCGGCGACGGCCTCTTCGGCGCCGACGGCCGCCTCTGGAGCCTCCAGCGCAAGCTGGCGTCGTACGCTTTCTCCTCCCGCTCGCTACGGGGTTTTACCGACGACGTCCTGGTCATTCACCTTGGCCGCCGCTTCCTGCCGTTCCTCGACGCCGCCGCGGGGTCCGGCGAGGCCGTCGACCTGCAGGAGGCGCTGCGCCGGTTCGCGTTCGACAACATCTGCCACGTCGCCTTCGGCGTCGAGAGCTCCACGCTCCTCGAGTGGGATGACCCCCGGCACCAGGCGCTCTTCGCGGCGTTCGACACGGCCGTCGAGATCTCCTTCATGAGGACGTTGGCACCATCCACACCGGTGCGGAAGCTCACGAAGCTTCTGAACATCGGCAAGTCCCGCCGGCTCCGGGAAGCCGTTGGCGTCATAGACGACCACGCCATGTCGGTCATCGAAGCCAAGGAGGCGAGCCAGAGAAATAACCGCGGCGAGGGCGACCCGGACCTGCTCTCCCGGTTcatggcggccatggaagagGAGGACGGAGGGGGCGAGCTCGCCGCCATGTTCCCCACGCCAGAGGCCAAGCGCCGGTTCCTGCGGGACGTGGTCGTCAGCTTCGTTCTGGCCGGGAAGGACACGACGACCTCGGCCCTGACGTGGTTCTTCTGGCTCATCGCCGCCAACCCGCGGTGCGAGCA encodes:
- the LOC123411973 gene encoding cytochrome P450 94A1-like codes for the protein MEIAHLAYVLLFLFAVVILYVQRRRVSPSTNPRMAYCPHPNPVLGNTVEFIRNRGRFFDWYTDMLRMSPSSTIEAWGALGASHAVTTADPAGVDNLLRTNFANYNRGAHFRAAQYELIGDGLFGADGRLWSLQRKLASYAFSSRSLRGFTDDVLVIHLGRRFLPFLDAAAGSGEAVDLQEALRRFAFDNICHVAFGVESSTLLEWDDPRHQALFAAFDTAVEISFMRTLAPSTPVRKLTKLLNIGKSRRLREAVGVIDDHAMSVIEAKEASQRNNRGEGDPDLLSRFMAAMEEEDGGGELAAMFPTPEAKRRFLRDVVVSFVLAGKDTTTSALTWFFWLIAANPRCEQRVHDEVSRSPDGNVKGMHYLHAAITEAMRLYPPVPFNGRVAVADDVLPDGTAVRAGWFANYSAYAMGRMEKLWGDNFLEFAPERWLGDGGEFAAVDAARYPVFHAGPRACLGKEMAYGQMKTVAAAVLRRFRLNVVAPTASMESPPAYEMTGTMKIKGGLQVQLVYETKSDRCY